The Nitrospiraceae bacterium genome includes a window with the following:
- a CDS encoding rhodanese-like domain-containing protein — translation MGFTISPKELKTRLDKGEKLVLLDVREQWEYDLAKLTGSILVPLGTLPQSVAKLNRDAEIIAICHHGMRSADATNFLLQQGFTNVKNLVGGIDAWSVQVDGAVPRY, via the coding sequence ATGGGCTTTACGATTTCTCCCAAAGAACTTAAAACGCGACTCGACAAGGGCGAAAAGCTGGTTCTGCTCGATGTGCGGGAGCAGTGGGAATACGACCTGGCCAAGCTAACGGGCTCAATCCTTGTTCCTCTTGGAACACTTCCTCAGTCGGTGGCTAAATTGAACCGGGATGCAGAAATTATTGCCATCTGCCATCACGGCATGAGAAGCGCGGACGCTACTAATTTTCTTCTTCAGCAAGGATTCACGAACGTAAAGAATTTGGTCGGTGGAATCGACGCCTGGTCAGTTCAGGTGGATGGGGCTGTGCCTCGGTACTAG
- the cutA gene encoding divalent-cation tolerance protein CutA, producing MQRPSGSKKFSGRALVVLITARDAQQAVKIGKRVVEARLAACANVLSPIRSIYRWEGKMVVEKETLVILKSTADRYPALEKLVLELHSYKVPEIIALPIKRGFKQYLGWIVSEVHT from the coding sequence ATGCAAAGGCCATCAGGGAGCAAAAAATTCTCAGGGAGAGCGCTCGTAGTTTTGATTACTGCACGAGACGCGCAACAGGCTGTGAAGATTGGAAAACGCGTGGTAGAGGCGAGGTTGGCTGCTTGCGCCAATGTTCTTTCTCCCATCCGATCAATTTATCGTTGGGAAGGAAAGATGGTTGTGGAAAAAGAGACCTTGGTCATTCTAAAGTCCACCGCTGACCGTTACCCCGCCCTTGAGAAATTGGTCCTGGAGTTACACTCATACAAAGTACCAGAGATTATTGCGTTGCCTATTAAAAGAGGTTTCAAACAATATCTGGGGTGGATTGTGAGCGAAGTCCACACGTAA
- a CDS encoding M23 family metallopeptidase, translated as MGQMTGAENNDTYTVVIFRGSTAKPLRFSFPRRFVRRLLIVGSLFLLADLLVVSHYLIRTSEVWELSAFRTEAMSAREQTAAFAVAIDDLKKRLTSMKEVNQRLRVMLGIETPKTGDVVNGRGGEDVPLPEENRVPAQDKTVGNEVQIQHSSLVPSAKGAQVPSVSTTLHGLTSGEAISAVGEGIDWLEKEAASQEQVLQELSEAAERKSARWAATPSIWPVKGWITSGFGPRVSPFTEKPTWHDGLDIGAAANAPVQAPAQGRVTSVGFDPKLGNMVKLDHGFGIETLYGHLAKPLVKEGQRVKRGDVVGLVGSSGLATGPHLHYMVKVNGQALDPYKYILD; from the coding sequence ATGGGCCAGATGACCGGAGCAGAAAACAACGATACCTATACGGTGGTTATTTTTCGTGGATCTACGGCCAAGCCGCTGCGATTCAGTTTTCCACGGAGATTCGTCCGCAGGTTACTCATCGTAGGCTCTCTCTTTCTCTTGGCCGACTTGTTGGTGGTTTCACACTACCTCATTAGAACGAGTGAAGTCTGGGAACTCTCGGCGTTCAGAACTGAAGCGATGAGTGCCCGTGAGCAAACAGCTGCGTTTGCGGTTGCAATTGATGACTTGAAGAAACGCCTTACCAGTATGAAGGAGGTTAACCAACGGCTTCGCGTCATGCTGGGAATTGAAACTCCAAAAACTGGGGATGTTGTGAACGGTCGGGGCGGTGAAGATGTTCCCCTTCCAGAAGAGAACCGGGTACCAGCCCAAGACAAAACGGTTGGCAATGAGGTTCAAATTCAGCATTCTAGTCTCGTGCCTTCAGCTAAAGGTGCGCAGGTTCCCAGCGTATCGACAACTCTGCATGGATTAACCAGCGGTGAAGCAATTTCAGCAGTGGGCGAGGGTATTGACTGGCTTGAGAAAGAAGCGGCGAGCCAGGAACAGGTTCTTCAGGAGTTATCCGAAGCGGCGGAACGGAAATCCGCGCGATGGGCTGCAACGCCTTCGATATGGCCTGTTAAGGGGTGGATCACGTCCGGGTTTGGTCCGAGAGTGTCACCGTTTACTGAAAAACCGACTTGGCATGACGGGCTAGATATTGGAGCAGCGGCAAATGCCCCGGTTCAGGCGCCAGCCCAAGGCCGCGTGACTTCGGTCGGGTTTGATCCAAAGCTCGGGAATATGGTGAAACTTGACCATGGGTTTGGAATTGAGACGCTCTATGGTCACCTCGCTAAACCGTTGGTGAAGGAAGGACAGCGAGTCAAGCGGGGCGACGTTGTCGGCCTTGTAGGCAGCAGTGGCCTCGCGACAGGACCACACCTGCACTATATGGTGAAAGTCAACGGGCAGGCTCTTGATCCTTACAAGTACATCCTCGACTAA
- a CDS encoding formate--tetrahydrofolate ligase, which yields MTDLEIARSVRPQSIQSIAQKLGIAPDELILYGKFKAKVSLAVLARQEVKRLGRYILVTAINPTPLGEGKTTTSIGLAMGLAKIGCRSVVTLRQPSLGPVFGIKGGGTGGGRAQVLPMEDINLHFTGDSHAVSASHNLLSAFIDNHIFHGNLQQLDQQNILWPRTCGVSDRTLRNVTLSDETRSRVGHFVITEASEVMAILALALNQQDLRSRLNRIVIGLTKSGRPARAEELGCAGSMTVLLKEALLPNLVQTLEGTPALVHTGPFGNIAHGNCSILSDAIAMRCADYVVTEAGFGSELGGEKFFNIKCRASGFRPAAAVVVVTLRALKLHGGGGVVKVGAPLPAGLTGPNQDALARGFVNLEQHIANVKEHGVPVVVAVNAFSEDTQFELEWVREKSREAGAVDAAISTHWAEGGKGAEALAAAVVKATEQGAKFTHLYDVSWSIREKIETISTKMYGAAGVTYSPEAEQQLDLVETLGFGQLPVCMAKTPLSLSHDPMLKGRPTGFILPIKELRLLAGAGFVTAVSSGIQLLPGLPKRPVGERIDLDPSTGEIVGLS from the coding sequence ATGACTGACCTCGAAATAGCTAGGTCGGTTCGCCCTCAGTCAATTCAGTCAATTGCTCAGAAGCTCGGCATTGCACCAGACGAGCTAATCCTCTACGGAAAATTCAAAGCGAAAGTGTCTTTGGCTGTTCTGGCTCGTCAAGAGGTAAAACGATTAGGTCGATATATTCTTGTCACTGCAATTAATCCAACGCCTCTTGGAGAGGGAAAGACCACGACCTCGATCGGATTGGCGATGGGACTGGCAAAGATAGGGTGCCGGAGCGTTGTCACTCTCCGGCAACCCTCCTTAGGTCCGGTATTCGGCATCAAAGGAGGAGGAACGGGGGGAGGCCGAGCTCAGGTCTTGCCGATGGAAGATATTAATCTCCATTTTACAGGCGATTCCCACGCTGTATCTGCCAGTCACAACCTTCTATCCGCGTTTATTGATAATCACATCTTCCATGGAAACCTCCAGCAACTTGATCAACAGAATATCCTCTGGCCACGAACCTGCGGAGTAAGTGATCGCACCCTGAGAAACGTGACCCTATCGGATGAGACCAGAAGTCGCGTAGGGCACTTTGTCATTACCGAAGCTTCGGAGGTCATGGCGATTTTGGCGCTCGCCCTGAACCAACAGGACCTTCGGAGTCGATTGAACCGTATCGTGATTGGATTGACCAAAAGTGGCAGGCCTGCTCGCGCAGAAGAGTTGGGATGTGCGGGATCAATGACGGTCTTGCTCAAAGAGGCGTTACTGCCGAATTTGGTTCAGACATTGGAGGGGACGCCTGCCTTGGTGCATACCGGTCCTTTCGGGAATATTGCACATGGCAATTGCTCTATCTTGTCTGACGCCATTGCAATGCGGTGTGCGGATTATGTCGTTACTGAGGCCGGATTTGGGAGCGAACTTGGAGGCGAGAAATTCTTCAATATCAAGTGTCGGGCGTCCGGGTTCAGGCCAGCTGCGGCAGTCGTTGTAGTGACCCTACGTGCGCTCAAGCTGCATGGTGGCGGCGGTGTGGTCAAGGTAGGAGCTCCATTGCCTGCTGGTCTGACTGGCCCAAATCAGGACGCGCTAGCCAGAGGTTTCGTCAATCTGGAGCAGCATATAGCCAATGTGAAAGAACACGGAGTTCCAGTTGTGGTCGCAGTCAACGCATTTAGTGAGGATACTCAATTCGAATTGGAATGGGTCAGAGAAAAGTCTCGCGAAGCCGGGGCGGTGGATGCCGCAATTTCGACGCATTGGGCGGAGGGCGGCAAGGGAGCAGAAGCATTGGCTGCCGCGGTGGTGAAGGCGACGGAACAAGGAGCGAAGTTTACCCATCTATATGATGTAAGCTGGTCGATTAGGGAAAAAATTGAAACCATCTCCACGAAAATGTATGGTGCGGCAGGGGTCACTTACTCTCCCGAAGCGGAACAGCAGCTTGATCTAGTCGAAACGTTAGGATTCGGTCAACTCCCTGTCTGCATGGCAAAGACTCCCCTCTCGCTTTCTCATGATCCAATGCTTAAGGGGCGCCCAACGGGGTTTATCCTTCCGATTAAAGAGCTGCGCTTGCTCGCCGGGGCCGGATTTGTGACCGCTGTCTCCTCTGGAATTCAACTGCTGCCGGGCTTACCGAAGAGGCCAGTGGGAGAAAGGATCGATCTGGATCCGTCAACTGGTGAAATTGTAGGTTTGTCGTAG
- the hflC gene encoding protease modulator HflC: protein MTKQGIMIGLVIVVLGLFVLGASPLFVVDVTQTAIVVQLGKPVRTILESGLYVKMPFFEEVTYFDKRLLDYDSEPQDVITQDKKTLLLDNFAKWRITDPLKVYQNFQSQRGALQRLHDIIYSELRVELGRHDLLEIVSTARAALMKVVTQRSNEKASAYGIEIQDVRIKRADLPQENEKTVFQRMQAEREQQAKQYRAEGAEEAQKIRSEAEKDREIILAQAYKESEELRGSGDAKAFRIYADAYRQDPRFFEFTRSMEAYKKAFNEKSTVIMSPDAEFFRYLKQR from the coding sequence ATGACGAAGCAAGGGATTATGATTGGGCTCGTGATCGTCGTCCTCGGCCTGTTCGTGCTGGGCGCTTCGCCGCTCTTCGTCGTTGATGTCACACAGACTGCGATTGTCGTCCAACTGGGCAAACCAGTCCGCACGATCCTGGAATCCGGACTGTACGTAAAGATGCCGTTTTTTGAAGAGGTCACATATTTCGACAAACGACTCCTCGACTATGATTCAGAACCTCAAGACGTAATTACACAAGACAAAAAAACGCTCCTCCTCGACAACTTCGCCAAGTGGCGCATCACCGATCCGTTGAAGGTGTATCAAAACTTCCAAAGTCAACGGGGAGCATTGCAACGGTTGCACGACATTATCTACTCAGAACTTCGCGTCGAACTCGGGCGCCATGATCTGCTCGAAATCGTCTCAACAGCACGGGCAGCACTGATGAAGGTCGTGACGCAGCGATCGAATGAGAAGGCGTCTGCCTACGGGATTGAAATCCAGGATGTTCGGATCAAGCGGGCGGACCTTCCGCAGGAAAATGAGAAAACAGTCTTCCAACGGATGCAAGCGGAGCGCGAGCAGCAGGCCAAGCAATATCGTGCGGAAGGAGCCGAAGAGGCACAGAAGATTCGATCGGAAGCGGAAAAAGATCGAGAGATTATCCTCGCGCAGGCCTATAAAGAATCAGAAGAACTCCGCGGTTCAGGTGATGCCAAAGCTTTTCGCATCTATGCGGACGCGTACCGGCAAGATCCGCGGTTCTTCGAATTTACCCGCTCGATGGAAGCCTACAAGAAGGCATTCAACGAGAAATCGACCGTGATTATGAGTCCGGATGCAGAATTCTTCCGCTATCTGAAGCAGCGTTAA
- the hflK gene encoding FtsH protease activity modulator HflK, with translation MVWDPKDPWSKRGDQFDDAFKQAQSQLRNLVPSSGFRNILIAGLLIFLVWQSAFIVSPDEEGVVKRFGTPVRTVGPGPHLKIPLVETVLQPKVAKLHRVEIGFRTDRQGRQQMIPQEALMLTGDMNILAIEFIVQFKIKEAASFLFNVADIHDTIGKAAEASMREVIGKSKIDEALTTGKAQIQQDTQDLLQKVLDQYQAGVQVAAVQLQDVDPPEAVAAAFKDVTNAKEDREKLINQAIGYRNDILPKAKGEAAQVVNQAKGYAQARLNRAQGEANRFLATLKEYNQAKDTISKRIYIETMEEILPNVEKVIIDGKGGERLLPYLPVDRSSRRASASQEERKP, from the coding sequence ATGGTCTGGGACCCCAAAGATCCGTGGAGCAAACGAGGCGATCAGTTCGACGACGCCTTCAAGCAAGCCCAAAGTCAACTGCGTAATCTGGTTCCTTCCAGCGGCTTTCGCAATATCCTTATTGCCGGCCTGCTCATTTTTCTGGTGTGGCAAAGTGCCTTCATCGTGTCCCCAGACGAGGAAGGTGTCGTAAAACGGTTCGGAACCCCGGTCCGCACAGTCGGCCCAGGCCCTCATCTCAAGATCCCGCTAGTGGAAACCGTACTTCAGCCGAAGGTAGCGAAGTTGCATCGCGTGGAAATTGGCTTCCGAACCGATCGGCAAGGTCGTCAGCAAATGATCCCGCAAGAAGCGCTGATGTTGACCGGAGACATGAATATCCTGGCCATCGAGTTTATCGTGCAGTTCAAGATCAAAGAAGCTGCGAGTTTTCTGTTCAACGTCGCCGACATCCATGATACCATCGGCAAAGCAGCGGAAGCTTCTATGCGGGAGGTGATCGGCAAGAGTAAGATCGACGAAGCCTTGACCACCGGCAAAGCGCAGATTCAACAGGATACGCAAGACCTCCTCCAAAAAGTCTTAGATCAATACCAAGCAGGCGTTCAGGTGGCTGCCGTGCAGCTGCAGGACGTGGATCCTCCTGAAGCGGTTGCCGCGGCCTTCAAGGACGTGACAAATGCAAAGGAGGACCGTGAGAAACTTATTAATCAGGCGATTGGGTATCGGAACGATATCCTGCCGAAAGCCAAGGGTGAAGCCGCCCAGGTCGTAAACCAAGCCAAAGGCTACGCCCAGGCTCGGCTGAACCGTGCGCAGGGCGAGGCCAATCGCTTCCTTGCGACGCTGAAGGAATACAATCAGGCCAAAGACACCATCAGCAAGCGAATTTACATTGAAACCATGGAAGAAATTCTTCCGAACGTCGAAAAAGTGATCATCGATGGCAAGGGCGGTGAACGCCTGCTCCCCTATTTACCGGTGGACCGCTCATCCAGACGGGCATCGGCTTCGCAAGAGGAGCGCAAGCCATGA
- the arsS gene encoding arsenosugar biosynthesis radical SAM (seleno)protein ArsS (Some members of this family are selenoproteins.) has protein sequence MPLTLLGRQSPLASAAEQLRILAQTPSAQPFDSRLEQSGMHPLRATGLSIFQINVGKLCNQTCRHCHVDAGPDRRETMSHETAVLCMEVLAKTAIPTVDITGGAPELNPNFRWLVEQARALGRHVMDRCNLSVLLLPSQSDLGDFLAEHRVEIVASLPYYRAPQTDAQRGEGVFEKSMEVLKRLNRLGYGREGSGLVLNLVYNPVGAFLPPKQDAIEAQFRRELSTHHGIMFNHLYTITNMPISRFLEFLVESGNYDGYMERLANAFNPAAASGVMCRSMISIGWDGTLYDCDFNQMLDLPLGHGAPRHIRDFNLALLASRQIVTRNHCYGCTAGAGSSCGGAVTA, from the coding sequence ATGCCTCTGACTCTTCTTGGCCGACAAAGTCCGCTGGCCTCGGCTGCCGAGCAACTCCGTATCTTGGCGCAGACCCCGTCGGCTCAGCCGTTTGATTCACGATTGGAACAGTCAGGAATGCACCCGCTTCGAGCGACCGGCTTAAGCATCTTTCAAATCAATGTTGGAAAGTTGTGCAATCAGACATGCCGACACTGTCATGTGGATGCGGGGCCGGATCGTAGGGAGACTATGTCACACGAGACTGCGGTTCTCTGCATGGAGGTCTTGGCTAAAACTGCTATTCCAACAGTCGATATCACTGGTGGGGCGCCAGAATTGAATCCGAATTTTCGATGGCTGGTCGAGCAGGCACGCGCGCTCGGGCGCCATGTGATGGATCGGTGTAATCTCTCCGTGCTGTTACTGCCTTCTCAATCGGACTTGGGCGATTTTCTGGCGGAACACCGGGTGGAAATCGTCGCCTCCCTTCCCTACTACCGTGCCCCACAAACAGACGCACAGCGGGGTGAAGGAGTCTTTGAAAAATCGATGGAGGTTTTGAAGCGGCTGAACCGCCTCGGTTACGGACGTGAAGGAAGCGGGCTGGTCTTGAATCTCGTCTACAACCCTGTCGGAGCCTTTCTTCCACCGAAGCAAGATGCGATTGAAGCGCAATTCCGGCGTGAATTGAGCACCCACCACGGGATCATGTTCAATCACCTCTATACCATCACCAATATGCCGATCAGTCGCTTCCTGGAGTTCCTGGTCGAGAGCGGGAATTATGACGGCTATATGGAGCGCCTTGCGAACGCATTCAACCCTGCGGCTGCGTCAGGCGTCATGTGTCGGTCGATGATCTCCATCGGCTGGGATGGCACCCTGTATGATTGTGACTTTAACCAGATGTTGGATCTCCCTCTCGGTCACGGTGCCCCCCGACATATTCGTGACTTTAACTTGGCTCTTCTTGCCTCAAGACAGATCGTGACACGCAACCACTGCTACGGCTGTACCGCCGGTGCCGGTTCTTCCTGCGGCGGTGCGGTCACAGCATAA
- a CDS encoding methyltransferase domain-containing protein: MTLDEITQHVRERYTRAASTGEQICCPAGYNFADLKTFIPEDVLKISYGCGTPAGLKTVRPGETVLDIGSGGGVDCFEASRLVGPSGHVIGIDMTDTMLTIARKHAAIVATNLGYPTSNVEFRKGTADAMPVEDETIDVIISNCVINLAPDKRKVFREMFRVTKPGGRFTISDIVTDQTVPQYLVHDAKKWGDCLSGALTLSDYTASMVQAGFLGIHLTTYAPWQVVDGIHFFSVTLTGYKLPPGPTQATPRFAILRGPFSRAVDEMGTAYLRGIPQPITAQTSALLSQPPLADLFIQSPDPQWLDRSDSRWSSVLPTQAPCIWRGDFAFFAGPFVEVADDDQHVYRRGEPIEICSKTRGVLESDPYASHFVILNRAGQIPDGEATVCNPGGVCC; this comes from the coding sequence ATGACGCTTGACGAGATAACACAGCACGTACGTGAACGATACACACGAGCTGCATCGACCGGCGAGCAAATCTGTTGTCCAGCCGGCTACAATTTTGCCGACCTCAAGACGTTCATTCCCGAAGACGTGCTCAAGATCTCCTACGGCTGTGGAACGCCGGCCGGCTTGAAAACTGTGAGGCCCGGTGAAACGGTTCTCGATATCGGCTCGGGTGGCGGCGTCGACTGTTTCGAAGCCTCGCGGCTCGTGGGTCCCAGCGGTCACGTCATTGGCATCGACATGACCGACACAATGTTGACGATTGCGCGTAAACACGCTGCCATCGTCGCAACGAACTTGGGTTATCCAACCTCTAACGTCGAATTCCGCAAAGGGACTGCCGACGCGATGCCGGTGGAAGATGAAACGATCGACGTCATCATCTCCAATTGCGTGATCAACCTCGCTCCGGACAAACGCAAGGTCTTTCGGGAAATGTTCCGAGTCACCAAGCCGGGAGGGCGGTTTACTATTTCCGACATCGTGACGGATCAAACCGTTCCGCAGTATCTCGTGCACGATGCCAAGAAGTGGGGCGACTGTCTGTCGGGCGCACTTACGTTGAGCGATTACACAGCATCGATGGTGCAGGCTGGGTTTCTCGGCATTCACTTGACTACGTATGCACCGTGGCAGGTTGTTGACGGTATTCATTTTTTCTCCGTGACTCTTACCGGGTACAAGCTTCCACCGGGACCTACGCAGGCTACTCCACGTTTTGCGATTCTGCGGGGTCCTTTTAGTCGTGCGGTGGACGAAATGGGCACCGCGTATCTCCGCGGTATCCCTCAACCTATCACCGCTCAAACCTCGGCCCTGCTGAGCCAGCCTCCACTGGCTGACTTGTTCATTCAATCTCCAGACCCTCAATGGCTGGACCGTTCCGATTCCAGGTGGTCCTCTGTATTACCCACTCAAGCACCTTGCATTTGGCGGGGAGATTTTGCGTTCTTTGCCGGCCCGTTTGTGGAGGTGGCGGACGACGATCAGCACGTCTATCGTCGAGGAGAACCGATCGAAATCTGCTCGAAAACTCGCGGTGTCCTGGAGTCGGATCCGTATGCCTCCCATTTCGTCATTCTCAATCGCGCGGGACAGATTCCCGACGGCGAGGCAACTGTGTGCAACCCGGGCGGCGTGTGCTGTTAA
- a CDS encoding DUF2784 domain-containing protein — MWYHLSADLVLFVHATFVGFVLLGGILILKWRRMVWLHLPAAAWGAFVEFSGWICPLTPLENWLREQAGEAGYDDDFMTHYFLPILYPDALTREVQMILGCAVVFLNVAIYWWLWKQHSFAGPPTQRALRREGP; from the coding sequence ATGTGGTATCACCTGTCCGCAGATCTAGTCTTATTCGTCCACGCCACTTTTGTCGGCTTCGTGCTGCTCGGTGGGATACTTATCCTGAAGTGGCGCCGCATGGTCTGGCTACACTTACCGGCCGCTGCGTGGGGGGCTTTCGTGGAATTCAGCGGCTGGATCTGTCCGCTGACACCGTTGGAGAATTGGCTGCGGGAACAGGCGGGCGAGGCCGGCTATGACGATGACTTCATGACGCATTACTTCCTCCCGATTCTCTACCCTGATGCTCTCACTCGAGAAGTCCAAATGATCCTGGGTTGCGCGGTCGTTTTCCTGAATGTCGCGATCTACTGGTGGCTTTGGAAACAACACTCATTCGCCGGACCGCCTACCCAGAGAGCATTGAGGAGGGAAGGGCCATGA
- a CDS encoding tetratricopeptide repeat protein has product MSLTTRNDRGPVRLRIPDKTAVVCIELAILCLFIGGCLEDRRADKAYLKSDYRKTEQELRYLAEHGDVRAQYDLGVLYDRGQGVPQDNQEAMNWYRRAAEQGEARAQYNLGLMYANGQGVSQDYVEAYYWIAIAAAQGNVHAVEARGYYSEKMTPDQITKAKQLVIQRESSDKRAKSCEICDYFSVESKPY; this is encoded by the coding sequence ATGTCTCTGACGACGCGGAATGATCGTGGCCCCGTCAGGTTGCGGATTCCTGACAAGACGGCTGTGGTGTGCATCGAGCTTGCCATCCTCTGTCTATTCATAGGAGGTTGTCTCGAAGATCGTCGTGCAGACAAGGCCTATCTGAAGAGTGATTATCGCAAGACCGAGCAAGAACTGCGATATTTGGCCGAGCACGGCGACGTGCGCGCACAATACGATCTTGGGGTGTTATACGACAGAGGCCAAGGGGTCCCACAGGATAACCAGGAGGCGATGAACTGGTATCGCAGAGCAGCGGAACAAGGTGAGGCGCGGGCGCAATATAACCTCGGGCTGATGTATGCGAATGGACAGGGGGTCTCCCAGGACTATGTAGAAGCATACTACTGGATCGCTATTGCCGCGGCTCAAGGGAATGTCCACGCTGTGGAAGCACGAGGGTACTATTCCGAGAAAATGACACCGGATCAGATCACCAAAGCGAAGCAACTGGTAATCCAACGAGAATCGTCTGACAAGAGGGCCAAGTCTTGTGAGATCTGCGACTATTTTAGTGTAGAGAGCAAGCCGTATTAG
- a CDS encoding DUF488 domain-containing protein translates to MASTLWTIGHSTRPIGELLDLLRIHGIVLLVDVRTVPRSRFNPQFNTEALARSLAEADMRYQHSVQLGGLRKPMKGSLNAGWRNASFRGYADYMQTGEFLRAIEEIIAHGESERTAIMCAEAIPWRCHRSLIADMLTIRGWMVRHILNRNEALVHSLTTFAVARDGVLTYPRHPGDEPARLPF, encoded by the coding sequence ATGGCATCGACACTCTGGACCATCGGCCATTCGACGCGACCGATTGGCGAGTTGCTCGACTTGCTACGCATTCATGGGATCGTGCTCTTGGTCGATGTCCGCACCGTACCTCGCTCACGTTTCAATCCACAATTCAATACAGAAGCGTTGGCCAGGAGCTTGGCCGAGGCCGACATGCGTTATCAGCACTCCGTTCAACTCGGCGGGTTACGAAAACCGATGAAAGGTTCCTTGAATGCAGGGTGGCGCAATGCCAGCTTCCGAGGCTATGCGGATTACATGCAGACGGGAGAATTCCTCAGAGCAATTGAAGAGATCATCGCGCATGGCGAGAGTGAACGGACGGCGATCATGTGCGCCGAAGCCATCCCCTGGCGCTGCCACCGGTCGCTGATCGCGGATATGCTGACCATTCGTGGCTGGATGGTCCGGCACATTTTGAATCGGAATGAGGCGCTCGTTCATTCACTGACGACGTTTGCGGTGGCACGCGATGGGGTTCTGACCTACCCTCGTCATCCGGGAGACGAACCAGCACGTCTGCCCTTCTAG
- a CDS encoding methyltransferase domain-containing protein — MWHQTPQQVIESQREDWNRVAGGWERWDPFFERQMVFLNHRLIADARVRPGMHVLDLGSGTGYPALLAAQTVGPNGSVVGIDLAEQMLAVARRKAASLGLSNVTLRTGDVTTLPFGAASFDAVTSRFCLMFLPEIPRTVSEIARVLRPGAWFAASVWSALDKNPSFRVSMDSIKQVVELPPPDPTVPGIFRLANPGDLTGMLLQAGFVDVTEQEFLAEWSYASAEEYFTSLMELAAPIQNLMAKFSTDQMAKVKRLILQAANQYRRDDQLTFPIAVRVVSARNLL; from the coding sequence ATGTGGCACCAGACGCCTCAGCAAGTTATCGAAAGCCAACGCGAGGATTGGAATCGTGTCGCCGGCGGGTGGGAGAGGTGGGATCCCTTCTTCGAGCGGCAGATGGTGTTCCTCAATCACCGGCTCATCGCCGATGCGCGTGTGCGGCCCGGCATGCACGTGCTCGATCTTGGATCAGGGACAGGCTATCCCGCCCTCCTGGCGGCGCAGACCGTGGGCCCCAACGGCAGCGTGGTCGGCATTGACCTCGCCGAGCAGATGCTGGCTGTGGCGAGGCGGAAGGCTGCCTCGCTCGGCCTGAGCAACGTGACGCTCAGGACCGGTGACGTGACCACGCTTCCCTTCGGAGCAGCTTCGTTCGACGCCGTGACCAGTCGCTTCTGTCTGATGTTCCTACCGGAAATCCCGCGGACGGTTTCAGAAATCGCGCGGGTATTAAGACCAGGCGCATGGTTCGCGGCATCCGTCTGGTCCGCTCTGGACAAGAATCCTTCCTTCCGCGTGTCCATGGACTCAATCAAGCAAGTGGTCGAGCTGCCGCCTCCCGACCCCACCGTTCCCGGTATTTTTCGCCTCGCTAACCCCGGAGACCTCACAGGCATGCTCCTACAAGCTGGGTTCGTCGATGTGACGGAGCAGGAATTTCTTGCCGAGTGGTCATATGCCTCAGCCGAGGAGTATTTCACCAGCCTGATGGAGCTGGCCGCGCCGATCCAAAATCTCATGGCAAAATTCTCGACCGATCAGATGGCCAAGGTGAAACGTCTTATTCTTCAGGCAGCCAACCAGTACCGGCGCGACGATCAGCTGACATTTCCTATTGCGGTTCGGGTCGTCTCTGCACGCAACCTGCTATAA